A genome region from Primulina eburnea isolate SZY01 chromosome 9, ASM2296580v1, whole genome shotgun sequence includes the following:
- the LOC140841647 gene encoding uncharacterized protein isoform X3 has protein sequence MASSSSQTEKLALTPRAPATVALSPNPGSVRALKTPLTDEVLWKRLKESGFDEESIKRRDKAALIAYIAKLEAELYEHQHHMGLLILERKEWLSKFEEAKSVAESTELKYKRLQASHVSDLAGAKKREDSLRKALGIEKECLKNIEKTLHELRAEYAEAKVAAESKYAEAQNMVEDANNKLLEAEEKQRAAECLEAEASRYHRIAERKLHEVEEREDDLRRRMTTLKSELDVKEKDIQHERLSLSERQKAQQLTQERLLEAQGLLNQREEYVFTRTQELERFEKKMEDLKSSLEKDQRSLNEEKLALELRTSSLSAREEAVIRRECDLLKKEEDLLLLQAKLSSKESDNVQELISNHEAALQKKNSAFETELVNRRKLMEDEMNARRRAWELRELDMKQREDYISERELELDIESKRLQEREKEVEERSSLVEEKEKNLFTAEEELESKKRSLQVEKEEISQKMIDLQRSLDSLEKKKKFINDAEEKVKAMKSETNEFIALELRLKEEIDTVSAQKQEIDAEAERLKEEKAKFEAEWESIDEKREELARQAEHITEEKLIISKFLKDERDSLIAERTAMRDQYKQDLESLSRDREAFMSELEHERSEWFSKFQKERSDFLLDMELQKEELENCVSKRREEIESYLKEREMEIEEDKKKELQHINSLKETVQKELEHVNSEMKRLDAERKEINLDREKRDQEWAELNNSIDELKVQREKLGKQRELLRADREEILAQIDSLKKLEDLKDRLDSIADKEMHLSTLQANIQKSSSFLNPQNELALDQNDNISNGFEHDITKSLKSSSPITASFSWLKRCADNLLEQRPSNKKRRKEKDVSTQLELEAATLCLSEKLSVPQIDNVVVPFDQTPVGEVKTSVCIDKIITIQEVTTTVAVERTIGDSKDDEKAENNGCLEISTNGKI, from the exons ATGGCTAGCTCGAGTTCTCAAACGGAGAAGTTAGCACTGACTCCCAGGGCACCTGCCACCGTTGCACTTTCTCCGAATCCAGGTTCAGTTAGGGCTTTGAAAACCCCTTTGACCGATGAAGTTTTGTGGAAAAGGCTGAAAGAATCAGGCTTTGATGAAGAGTCCATTAAACGGAGGGATAAAGCTGCGTTGATAGCATACATCGCAAAACTTGAAGCTGAG TTATACGAGCACCAACATCACATGGGCCTTCTCATTCTGGAGAGAAAGGAGTGGCTTTCAAAGTTCGAGGAAGCTAAATCTGTGGCCGAATCTACTGAACTGAAGTATAAGCGGTTACAAGCTTCTCATGTCTCTGATTTGGCAGGTGCCAAGAAGCGGGAAGATAGTCTGAGGAAGGCACTTGGAATTGAGAAAGAATGTCTTAAGAAT ATCGAGAAGACATTGCATGAGCTGCGGGCAGAATATGCAGAGGCGAAAGTTGCTGCAGAAAGTAAATATGCTGAGGCACAAAATATGGTGGAAGATGCTAATAATAAGTTGTTAGAGGCCGAGGAGAAACAGAGAGCAGCTGAATGTTTGGAAGCAGAGGCGAGTCGCTACCATCGAATTGCTGAAAGGAAGTTGCATGAAGTTGAAGAACGTGAAGATGATCTAAGGAGGCGTATGACGACATTGAAGTCAGA GCTTGATGTTAAAGAGAAAGACATCCAGCATGAGAGGCTATCCTTATCCGAAAGGCAGAAAGCTCAGCAACTTACACAAGAAAGACTACTTGAAGCGCAGGGCTTGCTAAACCAGAGGGAGGAATATGTCTTCACTAGAACTCAAGAGTTGGAGAGATTTGAAAAAAAGATGGAGGATTTGAAGTCAAGCTTGGAGAAAGACCAAAGATCCCTGAATGAGGAAAAACTAGCCCTGGAATTGAGAACAAGTTCTTTGTCAGCAAGAGAGGAG GCTGTGATCAGAAGAGAGTGTGATCTTCTCAAGAAGGAGGAAGATTTACTTCTGTTACAAGCTAAACTTTCCAGTAAAGAATCT GATAATGTTCAAGAATTAATTTCTAATCATGAAGCCGCTCTTCAGAAGAAGAACTCTGCTTTTGAGACAGAGTTAGTAAATAGACGCAAATTAATGGAAGATGAAATGAATGCGAGGAGACGTGCATGGGAGTTAAGAGAGTTAGATATGAAGCAAAGAGAGGATTATATCTCAGAAAGAGAACTTGAACTGGATATTGAATCAAAACGTCTTCAAGAACGTGAAAAAGAAGTGGAGGAGAGGTCAAGTTTAGTTGAAGAGAAAGAGAAGAATCTTTTCACTGCAGAAGAAGAGTTGGAATCGAAGAAACGCTCTCTCCAAGTGGAGAAAGAAGAGATCAGTCAGAAAATGATTGACCTGCAAAGGTCTTTGGATTCTctggagaagaagaaaaaatttattaatgatGCAGAAGAGAAAGTGAAGGCGATGAAAAGTGAAACAAATGAATTTATCGCACTTGAATTGAGACTCAAAGAAGAGATCGATACTGTAAGTGCTCAAAAGCAGGAAATTGATGCTGAGGCAGAACGCTTAAAAGAAGAGAAGGCGAAATTTGAAGCCGAGTGGGAGTCAATTGATGAGAAAAGAGAAGAGCTGGCAAGACAAGCTGAGCATATTACTGAAGAGAAGTTAATCATCTCTAAATTTCTGAAGGATGAGCGTGATAGTTTGATAGCAGAGAGGACTGCAATGAGAGATCAATATAAACAAGATCTTGAGTCACTTTCCCGTGATCGCGAAGCATTTATGAGTGAACTTGAGCATGAACGCTCTGAATGGTTCAGTAAGTTTCAGAAAGAACGCTCAGATTTCTTGCTCGATATGGAGTTGCAGAAAGAAGAGCTGGAGAATTGTGTTAGTAAAAGGCGTGAGGAAATTGAGAGCTATCTTAAAGAAAGAGAAATGGAGATTGAGGAAGATAAAAAGAAAGAACTCCAACATATTAATTCTCTCAAAGAAACTGTGCAAAAGGAACTAGAGCATGTTAACTCTGAAATGAAGAGACTGGATGCTGAAAGAAAGGAAATAAATCTGGATCGGGAGAAGAGGGACCAGGAATGGGCAGAGCTGAATAATTCTATAGACGAGCTTAAGGTGCAGAGAGAGAAGCTGGGGAAACAAAGGGAATTGCTACGTGCAGATAGAGAGGAGATTCTTGCTCAGATAGATAGTTTGAAAAAACTGGAAGATTTGAAAGACAGATTGGATAGTATTGCTGACAAGGAGATGCACCTATCCACATTGCAGGCAAATATTCAGAAATCTTCAAGCTTTTTGAATCCGCAAAATGAATTAGCTTTGGATCAAAACGATAACATTAGCAATGGGTTTGAACATGATATAACAAAGTCTCTGAAATCATCTTCACCTATCACTGCTTCTTTTTCGTGGCTGAAACGGTGTGCTGATAACTTACTGGAGCAAAGACCAAGTAACAAAAAGAGAAGGAAAGAGAAAGATGTGTCAACACAACTTGAATTAGAAGCTGCCACCCTATG TTTGAGTGAGAAATTAAGTGTGCCCCAGATTGATAACGTTGTGGTGCCATTTGATCAGACTCCCGTTGGTGAAGTCAAAACCAGTGTATGTATAGATAAAATCATCACTATTCAAGAAGTAACAACAACAGTTGCTGTTGAAAGAACCATAGGAGACTCTAAG GACGATGAAAAAGCGGAGAACAATGGTTGCTTGGAAATATCAACTAATGGCAAGATTTGA
- the LOC140841647 gene encoding uncharacterized protein isoform X1 — translation MASSSSQTEKLALTPRAPATVALSPNPGSVRALKTPLTDEVLWKRLKESGFDEESIKRRDKAALIAYIAKLEAELYEHQHHMGLLILERKEWLSKFEEAKSVAESTELKYKRLQASHVSDLAGAKKREDSLRKALGIEKECLKNIEKTLHELRAEYAEAKVAAESKYAEAQNMVEDANNKLLEAEEKQRAAECLEAEASRYHRIAERKLHEVEEREDDLRRRMTTLKSELDVKEKDIQHERLSLSERQKAQQLTQERLLEAQGLLNQREEYVFTRTQELERFEKKMEDLKSSLEKDQRSLNEEKLALELRTSSLSAREEAVIRRECDLLKKEEDLLLLQAKLSSKESDNVQELISNHEAALQKKNSAFETELVNRRKLMEDEMNARRRAWELRELDMKQREDYISERELELDIESKRLQEREKEVEERSSLVEEKEKNLFTAEEELESKKRSLQVEKEEISQKMIDLQRSLDSLEKKKKFINDAEEKVKAMKSETNEFIALELRLKEEIDTVSAQKQEIDAEAERLKEEKAKFEAEWESIDEKREELARQAEHITEEKLIISKFLKDERDSLIAERTAMRDQYKQDLESLSRDREAFMSELEHERSEWFSKFQKERSDFLLDMELQKEELENCVSKRREEIESYLKEREMEIEEDKKKELQHINSLKETVQKELEHVNSEMKRLDAERKEINLDREKRDQEWAELNNSIDELKVQREKLGKQRELLRADREEILAQIDSLKKLEDLKDRLDSIADKEMHLSTLQANIQKSSSFLNPQNELALDQNDNISNGFEHDITKSLKSSSPITASFSWLKRCADNLLEQRPSNKKRRKEKDVSTQLELEAATLCLSEKLSVPQIDNVVVPFDQTPVGEVKTSVCIDKIITIQEVTTTVAVERTIGDSKETASQQDDEKAENNGCLEISTNGKI, via the exons ATGGCTAGCTCGAGTTCTCAAACGGAGAAGTTAGCACTGACTCCCAGGGCACCTGCCACCGTTGCACTTTCTCCGAATCCAGGTTCAGTTAGGGCTTTGAAAACCCCTTTGACCGATGAAGTTTTGTGGAAAAGGCTGAAAGAATCAGGCTTTGATGAAGAGTCCATTAAACGGAGGGATAAAGCTGCGTTGATAGCATACATCGCAAAACTTGAAGCTGAG TTATACGAGCACCAACATCACATGGGCCTTCTCATTCTGGAGAGAAAGGAGTGGCTTTCAAAGTTCGAGGAAGCTAAATCTGTGGCCGAATCTACTGAACTGAAGTATAAGCGGTTACAAGCTTCTCATGTCTCTGATTTGGCAGGTGCCAAGAAGCGGGAAGATAGTCTGAGGAAGGCACTTGGAATTGAGAAAGAATGTCTTAAGAAT ATCGAGAAGACATTGCATGAGCTGCGGGCAGAATATGCAGAGGCGAAAGTTGCTGCAGAAAGTAAATATGCTGAGGCACAAAATATGGTGGAAGATGCTAATAATAAGTTGTTAGAGGCCGAGGAGAAACAGAGAGCAGCTGAATGTTTGGAAGCAGAGGCGAGTCGCTACCATCGAATTGCTGAAAGGAAGTTGCATGAAGTTGAAGAACGTGAAGATGATCTAAGGAGGCGTATGACGACATTGAAGTCAGA GCTTGATGTTAAAGAGAAAGACATCCAGCATGAGAGGCTATCCTTATCCGAAAGGCAGAAAGCTCAGCAACTTACACAAGAAAGACTACTTGAAGCGCAGGGCTTGCTAAACCAGAGGGAGGAATATGTCTTCACTAGAACTCAAGAGTTGGAGAGATTTGAAAAAAAGATGGAGGATTTGAAGTCAAGCTTGGAGAAAGACCAAAGATCCCTGAATGAGGAAAAACTAGCCCTGGAATTGAGAACAAGTTCTTTGTCAGCAAGAGAGGAG GCTGTGATCAGAAGAGAGTGTGATCTTCTCAAGAAGGAGGAAGATTTACTTCTGTTACAAGCTAAACTTTCCAGTAAAGAATCT GATAATGTTCAAGAATTAATTTCTAATCATGAAGCCGCTCTTCAGAAGAAGAACTCTGCTTTTGAGACAGAGTTAGTAAATAGACGCAAATTAATGGAAGATGAAATGAATGCGAGGAGACGTGCATGGGAGTTAAGAGAGTTAGATATGAAGCAAAGAGAGGATTATATCTCAGAAAGAGAACTTGAACTGGATATTGAATCAAAACGTCTTCAAGAACGTGAAAAAGAAGTGGAGGAGAGGTCAAGTTTAGTTGAAGAGAAAGAGAAGAATCTTTTCACTGCAGAAGAAGAGTTGGAATCGAAGAAACGCTCTCTCCAAGTGGAGAAAGAAGAGATCAGTCAGAAAATGATTGACCTGCAAAGGTCTTTGGATTCTctggagaagaagaaaaaatttattaatgatGCAGAAGAGAAAGTGAAGGCGATGAAAAGTGAAACAAATGAATTTATCGCACTTGAATTGAGACTCAAAGAAGAGATCGATACTGTAAGTGCTCAAAAGCAGGAAATTGATGCTGAGGCAGAACGCTTAAAAGAAGAGAAGGCGAAATTTGAAGCCGAGTGGGAGTCAATTGATGAGAAAAGAGAAGAGCTGGCAAGACAAGCTGAGCATATTACTGAAGAGAAGTTAATCATCTCTAAATTTCTGAAGGATGAGCGTGATAGTTTGATAGCAGAGAGGACTGCAATGAGAGATCAATATAAACAAGATCTTGAGTCACTTTCCCGTGATCGCGAAGCATTTATGAGTGAACTTGAGCATGAACGCTCTGAATGGTTCAGTAAGTTTCAGAAAGAACGCTCAGATTTCTTGCTCGATATGGAGTTGCAGAAAGAAGAGCTGGAGAATTGTGTTAGTAAAAGGCGTGAGGAAATTGAGAGCTATCTTAAAGAAAGAGAAATGGAGATTGAGGAAGATAAAAAGAAAGAACTCCAACATATTAATTCTCTCAAAGAAACTGTGCAAAAGGAACTAGAGCATGTTAACTCTGAAATGAAGAGACTGGATGCTGAAAGAAAGGAAATAAATCTGGATCGGGAGAAGAGGGACCAGGAATGGGCAGAGCTGAATAATTCTATAGACGAGCTTAAGGTGCAGAGAGAGAAGCTGGGGAAACAAAGGGAATTGCTACGTGCAGATAGAGAGGAGATTCTTGCTCAGATAGATAGTTTGAAAAAACTGGAAGATTTGAAAGACAGATTGGATAGTATTGCTGACAAGGAGATGCACCTATCCACATTGCAGGCAAATATTCAGAAATCTTCAAGCTTTTTGAATCCGCAAAATGAATTAGCTTTGGATCAAAACGATAACATTAGCAATGGGTTTGAACATGATATAACAAAGTCTCTGAAATCATCTTCACCTATCACTGCTTCTTTTTCGTGGCTGAAACGGTGTGCTGATAACTTACTGGAGCAAAGACCAAGTAACAAAAAGAGAAGGAAAGAGAAAGATGTGTCAACACAACTTGAATTAGAAGCTGCCACCCTATG TTTGAGTGAGAAATTAAGTGTGCCCCAGATTGATAACGTTGTGGTGCCATTTGATCAGACTCCCGTTGGTGAAGTCAAAACCAGTGTATGTATAGATAAAATCATCACTATTCAAGAAGTAACAACAACAGTTGCTGTTGAAAGAACCATAGGAGACTCTAAG GAAACTGCATCCCAACAGGACGATGAAAAAGCGGAGAACAATGGTTGCTTGGAAATATCAACTAATGGCAAGATTTGA
- the LOC140841647 gene encoding uncharacterized protein isoform X2: MASSSSQTEKLALTPRAPATVALSPNPGSVRALKTPLTDEVLWKRLKESGFDEESIKRRDKAALIAYIAKLEAELYEHQHHMGLLILERKEWLSKFEEAKSVAESTELKYKRLQASHVSDLAGAKKREDSLRKALGIEKECLKNIEKTLHELRAEYAEAKVAAESKYAEAQNMVEDANNKLLEAEEKQRAAECLEAEASRYHRIAERKLHEVEEREDDLRRRMTTLKSELDVKEKDIQHERLSLSERQKAQQLTQERLLEAQGLLNQREEYVFTRTQELERFEKKMEDLKSSLEKDQRSLNEEKLALELRTSSLSAREEAVIRRECDLLKKEEDLLLLQAKLSSKESDNVQELISNHEAALQKKNSAFETELVNRRKLMEDEMNARRRAWELRELDMKQREDYISERELELDIESKRLQEREKEVEERSSLVEEKEKNLFTAEEELESKKRSLQVEKEEISQKMIDLQRSLDSLEKKKKFINDAEEKVKAMKSETNEFIALELRLKEEIDTVSAQKQEIDAEAERLKEEKAKFEAEWESIDEKREELARQAEHITEEKLIISKFLKDERDSLIAERTAMRDQYKQDLESLSRDREAFMSELEHERSEWFSKFQKERSDFLLDMELQKEELENCVSKRREEIESYLKEREMEIEEDKKKELQHINSLKETVQKELEHVNSEMKRLDAERKEINLDREKRDQEWAELNNSIDELKVQREKLGKQRELLRADREEILAQIDSLKKLEDLKDRLDSIADKEMHLSTLQANIQKSSSFLNPQNELALDQNDNISNGFEHDITKSLKSSSPITASFSWLKRCADNLLEQRPSNKKRRKEKDVSTQLELEAATLCLSEKLSVPQIDNVVVPFDQTPVGEVKTSVCIDKIITIQEVTTTVAVERTIGDSKETASQQDDEKAENNGCLEISTNGF, from the exons ATGGCTAGCTCGAGTTCTCAAACGGAGAAGTTAGCACTGACTCCCAGGGCACCTGCCACCGTTGCACTTTCTCCGAATCCAGGTTCAGTTAGGGCTTTGAAAACCCCTTTGACCGATGAAGTTTTGTGGAAAAGGCTGAAAGAATCAGGCTTTGATGAAGAGTCCATTAAACGGAGGGATAAAGCTGCGTTGATAGCATACATCGCAAAACTTGAAGCTGAG TTATACGAGCACCAACATCACATGGGCCTTCTCATTCTGGAGAGAAAGGAGTGGCTTTCAAAGTTCGAGGAAGCTAAATCTGTGGCCGAATCTACTGAACTGAAGTATAAGCGGTTACAAGCTTCTCATGTCTCTGATTTGGCAGGTGCCAAGAAGCGGGAAGATAGTCTGAGGAAGGCACTTGGAATTGAGAAAGAATGTCTTAAGAAT ATCGAGAAGACATTGCATGAGCTGCGGGCAGAATATGCAGAGGCGAAAGTTGCTGCAGAAAGTAAATATGCTGAGGCACAAAATATGGTGGAAGATGCTAATAATAAGTTGTTAGAGGCCGAGGAGAAACAGAGAGCAGCTGAATGTTTGGAAGCAGAGGCGAGTCGCTACCATCGAATTGCTGAAAGGAAGTTGCATGAAGTTGAAGAACGTGAAGATGATCTAAGGAGGCGTATGACGACATTGAAGTCAGA GCTTGATGTTAAAGAGAAAGACATCCAGCATGAGAGGCTATCCTTATCCGAAAGGCAGAAAGCTCAGCAACTTACACAAGAAAGACTACTTGAAGCGCAGGGCTTGCTAAACCAGAGGGAGGAATATGTCTTCACTAGAACTCAAGAGTTGGAGAGATTTGAAAAAAAGATGGAGGATTTGAAGTCAAGCTTGGAGAAAGACCAAAGATCCCTGAATGAGGAAAAACTAGCCCTGGAATTGAGAACAAGTTCTTTGTCAGCAAGAGAGGAG GCTGTGATCAGAAGAGAGTGTGATCTTCTCAAGAAGGAGGAAGATTTACTTCTGTTACAAGCTAAACTTTCCAGTAAAGAATCT GATAATGTTCAAGAATTAATTTCTAATCATGAAGCCGCTCTTCAGAAGAAGAACTCTGCTTTTGAGACAGAGTTAGTAAATAGACGCAAATTAATGGAAGATGAAATGAATGCGAGGAGACGTGCATGGGAGTTAAGAGAGTTAGATATGAAGCAAAGAGAGGATTATATCTCAGAAAGAGAACTTGAACTGGATATTGAATCAAAACGTCTTCAAGAACGTGAAAAAGAAGTGGAGGAGAGGTCAAGTTTAGTTGAAGAGAAAGAGAAGAATCTTTTCACTGCAGAAGAAGAGTTGGAATCGAAGAAACGCTCTCTCCAAGTGGAGAAAGAAGAGATCAGTCAGAAAATGATTGACCTGCAAAGGTCTTTGGATTCTctggagaagaagaaaaaatttattaatgatGCAGAAGAGAAAGTGAAGGCGATGAAAAGTGAAACAAATGAATTTATCGCACTTGAATTGAGACTCAAAGAAGAGATCGATACTGTAAGTGCTCAAAAGCAGGAAATTGATGCTGAGGCAGAACGCTTAAAAGAAGAGAAGGCGAAATTTGAAGCCGAGTGGGAGTCAATTGATGAGAAAAGAGAAGAGCTGGCAAGACAAGCTGAGCATATTACTGAAGAGAAGTTAATCATCTCTAAATTTCTGAAGGATGAGCGTGATAGTTTGATAGCAGAGAGGACTGCAATGAGAGATCAATATAAACAAGATCTTGAGTCACTTTCCCGTGATCGCGAAGCATTTATGAGTGAACTTGAGCATGAACGCTCTGAATGGTTCAGTAAGTTTCAGAAAGAACGCTCAGATTTCTTGCTCGATATGGAGTTGCAGAAAGAAGAGCTGGAGAATTGTGTTAGTAAAAGGCGTGAGGAAATTGAGAGCTATCTTAAAGAAAGAGAAATGGAGATTGAGGAAGATAAAAAGAAAGAACTCCAACATATTAATTCTCTCAAAGAAACTGTGCAAAAGGAACTAGAGCATGTTAACTCTGAAATGAAGAGACTGGATGCTGAAAGAAAGGAAATAAATCTGGATCGGGAGAAGAGGGACCAGGAATGGGCAGAGCTGAATAATTCTATAGACGAGCTTAAGGTGCAGAGAGAGAAGCTGGGGAAACAAAGGGAATTGCTACGTGCAGATAGAGAGGAGATTCTTGCTCAGATAGATAGTTTGAAAAAACTGGAAGATTTGAAAGACAGATTGGATAGTATTGCTGACAAGGAGATGCACCTATCCACATTGCAGGCAAATATTCAGAAATCTTCAAGCTTTTTGAATCCGCAAAATGAATTAGCTTTGGATCAAAACGATAACATTAGCAATGGGTTTGAACATGATATAACAAAGTCTCTGAAATCATCTTCACCTATCACTGCTTCTTTTTCGTGGCTGAAACGGTGTGCTGATAACTTACTGGAGCAAAGACCAAGTAACAAAAAGAGAAGGAAAGAGAAAGATGTGTCAACACAACTTGAATTAGAAGCTGCCACCCTATG TTTGAGTGAGAAATTAAGTGTGCCCCAGATTGATAACGTTGTGGTGCCATTTGATCAGACTCCCGTTGGTGAAGTCAAAACCAGTGTATGTATAGATAAAATCATCACTATTCAAGAAGTAACAACAACAGTTGCTGTTGAAAGAACCATAGGAGACTCTAAG GAAACTGCATCCCAACAGGACGATGAAAAAGCGGAGAACAATGGTTGCTTGGAAATATCAACTAATG GTTTTTGA
- the LOC140841648 gene encoding uncharacterized protein, which translates to MNEQAAMMNQQQQQLMNMNQNLISMNQMNPHHQPQPQMALMNRSYGLWAPPSQFHNPNPGAMQPPHSTFHKALGPRSSWKGKKVDKRRQEQQKSLKAGSNAGGIGGINTIGSGVVGSSNFNNYKPPTLNELQYQNQLKTRKFFPKKKYNKNYTTHMNVGGTNNNNSRSAPFAPRNTTSFLIRAKKSGGIASLVSPCPVTPAVLPTPTFSPSREVLVDMAKEEWGVDGYGSMKGLIRLRSPGHEIEAHEDEEEDEGCSSESDVEEHVEVERRLDHDLSRFEMLYNPNSVGGMEYHNVLENRVDDQDTHIAQLEEENLILKERLFLMERELGDLRRRMRRLEWRGNRGDEINEEVVENESENENENESHGEEAHSMEDNDEDFIEENVQGDGSFTGKGDNHHSAKGFEVAASAEKNPVLNLEDKELLGGDKNDKLADTEGKETTKNDEFREANKTDKTFEVAQGTEAENKDENVIVHEEVKAHENVNAGSSDRLAPDVCMENDGAANDSEVAEKVAAN; encoded by the exons ATGAACGAGCAAGCTGCAATGATGAATCAACAGCAGCAGCAATTGATGAACATGAATCAGAACTTGATCAGTATGAATCAAATGAATCCGCACCACCAGCCTCAGCCACAG ATGGCTCTGATGAACCGGAGTTATGGCTTGTGGGCTCCTCCGTCACAGTTCCATAACCCTAATCCTGGTGCGATGCAACCGCCTCATTCTACCTTTCACAAAGCATTGGGGCCAAGGAGTAGTTGGAAGGGCAAAAAGGTAGACAAGAGGAGACAGGAGCAGCAGAAGTCCTTAAAGGCTGGCTCTAATGCTGGTGGAATTGGAGGCATCAACACCATTGGCAGTGGTGTTGTTGGGAGTTCGAATTTTAATAACTACAAGCCTCCTACTTTGAATGAGTTGCAGTATCAGAATCAATTAAAGACCCGGAAATTCTTCCCAAAGAAGAAGTATAATAAGAATTATACCACACATATGAATGTGGGTGGTACTAACAACAATAATAGCAGATCTGCTCCATTTGCTCCTAGGAATACTACTTCCTTTTTAATTAGAGCAAAGAAGAGTGGCGGTATCGCTTCCTTAGTTTCTCCATGTCCAGTGACACCTGCAGTTTTGCCTACTCCTACATTCTCTCCATCCAGGGAGGTTTTGGTGGATATGGCTAAGGAAGAATGGGGTGTCGATGGATATGGGTCGATGAAGGGGTTGATTAGGTTAAGATCGCCTGGGCATGAAATTGAGGCTCATGAGGATGAGGAGGAAGATGAAGGATGTTCCAGCGAGAGTGATGTGGAGGAGCACGTCGAGGTGGAGAGGAGATTGGATCATGACTTGAGCCGTTTCGAGATGTTATATAATCCAAACAGTGTTGGTGGGATGGAGTATCATAACGTGCTGGAGAATCGAGTGGATGATCAGGATACCCATATTGCTCAATTGGAGGAGGAGAatctgattttgaaggaaagattgttCTTGATGGAGAGGGAGTTGGGTGATTTGAGAAGGCGGATGCGGCGTCTAGAATGGAGGGGAAACAGAGGTGATGAGATTAATGAGGAGGTAGTAGAGAACGAATCtgaaaatgaaaatgagaaCGAGAGCCATGGTGAAGAAGCTCATTCGATGGAGGACAATGATGAAGATTTCATTGAAGAGAATGTTCAGGGAGATGGATCTTTCACAGGGAAAGGAGACAATCACCATAGCGCTAAAGGTTTTGAAGTAGCTGCGAGTGCAGAGAAGAATCCCGTATTAAATCTTGAAGATAAAGAACTCCTTGGAGGTGATAAGAATGATAAACTTGCAGATACTGAAGGGAAAGAAACAACTAAGAATGATGAGTTTAGGGAAGCAAATAAGACGGACAAAACTTTTGAAGTTGCTCAAGGTACAGAAGCGGAAAATAAAGATGAAAACGTGATTGTACATGAAGAAGTAAAGGCACATGAGAACGTTAATGCTGGATCTTCTGACCGTTTGGCACCAGATGTTTGTATGGAAAATGATGGAGCTGCAAATGATAGTGAGGTTGCAGAGAAGGTTGCTGCAAATTGA